The Antechinus flavipes isolate AdamAnt ecotype Samford, QLD, Australia chromosome 5, AdamAnt_v2, whole genome shotgun sequence DNA segment gaattttatttgaaattaaaaataatgaaactaaaAGAAATGCATGAATGCcaatattcttaaaaacaaaaatgagtctATAACATTTCCTAGAATTCAGAAAAAATTTTACCTTCCCAAGACTGCTGCTGGTCTGGGAAAAATGTTTATACCTTGAATTCAATAAACTGCCAAAGTAGTCTAGGCATGGTATTTTTAGATCCTCCACTATTTACCATAAACAACATACTTCACAGTTTTTATGTGCAAGACAAAACTGCATTTTGTGTATTGCTCTTTTGGGGTAATTAAACCCTATCCTTACCTTCCCACTAGTAAGAGAAGAAAGCAGTTCttaaggggaaaaaggaaaaatctggAAGGTCATTCCAGAATAACATctgaaatacaaagaattaaaattctttGCACAAAATAGAGCAAACCCAAATTCAATTCTGTAAAAGTTTAATTTATCTAAGCCCCAGATTTATGTTTCACTGTTCTGCTATCATCCTTCACCTCTCATGTTTGGGTCATTCTGATGATAAATTACATAATGAAGTAGATGAGAGTATGACCACaggtaaaattaaaattagttcATTTATGTTTTAGGTTAATGAGATAATCCAATATGCAAAAGTATctatattctgtttttctttctcttaattgttCTTAGTTTTTGAATCAAAAGATTTTATGTAAACTGCTCTACAAAccataaaacactatataaatattggctattattTATCAGACTATTTATTAGTATCTACAGTGTAAGGtaagcaaggaaaataaaatgatcacttCCATTATTTGAAACAGCAGTAGTCAGGAGACCTGAAGAttagtcctgtctctgacactcaatgtatgaccttgggcaagacaacCTTTCTGAACTTGTTTACTGATCTGtaactaactaactaaataaataaataaatgaaagttggGGAGTTGAACATGATAATCTGTAAGATCACTTCCAAATCCAAAGAGCCTTTTTCTCTTACCCCATCACTATTTTAAGCTGCAGTATATTTTTGGCATTGTAAATAAACACTATTGACAAAGATTCAACTCTCTGAACAGTCATCAGATCAAAGATTTTAGAGTTCTAAGACCCTCTTCTCATCCATATAGAAACAAATAGTAAAGTGACTTATTAAAAGTCAcccagaattcaaacccaagttttctaactctaaaatcaATACTATTTTCCCCCCACTACTCCTGGCTGCCTTATTAATCTTTGAGGCCAAAGACTGAGCAAATCATTCCTTAATGTTGATGCTAAGCAATATGCAAGGTCTATCTCAAGAGTATTCAAAATCTCACAGGTTATTTGTAGCCAATGCACATTTTTAGTTTCCCAGAGAAATCAGTTATTTGAGATTTTTTCAGCAATTTCTACAATTTAAGCCAGTTTCTCATTATAGGGCAAGCATTAATTTGGACTAAAACAAATGAGGCATTTCATATTCTAGTTCTAGCTCAAATAAGCAATAGTACAGTTTGCTCTCTACAGGAAGTTTTGTTTGGGGGGGAGAATGAAATTCATAGTAAATAATGCAGGCTACTTAAAGGGCACATCAAAACCTGTTGAACAAGTAATATTGCTCAATCTCTGTATGTCATACAAACTGAGTTTCTACAAGACAGTAGAGTAAAAGGACAAATTTAAATGCAATCCAAGGTTACAACcaatcatgaaataaaatacccatttgccagagaaatttaatctctttcttcaaatgtgtttttcAGGATCTATCAATGTGTGATGCCCATCTTCACTCATAGGGTTGTCATGAAACTTAcctttaaaaatgtgtatatagaAAGCTCTTTGCTTTTCAAAGCCCTAAGTACTAGTTTTTGTCATCATAGATATGTCAGCATCCTCTTCCCTTATTATTAAGGTAAACAATCTCTCTAAAGCTGGCACACCATCAGACAGTTACAGTgtatattttcaaaaacaaagccAAGTTCTATAGGATATTgctaaatatttgtggaattttCCCAGACTGCTacagagagaaattaagagaacacAGACACAAGGCAGGCACtaaatataatacacatacacacacacacacacattataataaatactataaaacTCTCCtagagttaaaaaacaaacattcccAGGACTAAATCGATGGTTTCTCAGGTCAAGTGAtgatacaatgaaaaagaaactgacatcaattttactatttaaaaacatgtttaatGGTAGAAAGGTTCAGTTGGAACCAAACTCTCCCAATCAAGTCTACATACTACCACAAGCAAATCCTACAAAACAGAACCAAATTAATATGAGCAAGGAGAACTCTAGATGTGAGCCATGACTTGAGCACGATGCACCCTTTGCATAACTGTGTGCTCTTGTCACTTAATAAGGAACTAAAATGGTCACATTACACAATGCAATATGCTTTAAAGATGATGTCATTTACCGGAAAGTCACTGGGAGTAAACAGGGCCAATAAAAAAGGTTTTACAGACTGGATTCTAATTCATTCCACTCATTTTCAATCTGAATTAGGGGCACCTGAGTTTAAAGCAACTTTCACTCTTACTACCAAAACAAAATCAAGTTTTAGGCTATCTGTTCATTGACAACCACCATAAGAACTATTTAGAAGcatcaagaaagaaatttaaggaagCTGTAAATCTCACTTGTTCAACTGaagaaatgttttccttttaaaatagaaaatcttaCGAAAAAGTACTCCCCCATACCATTCTTTGAAGAGATGGAATATGCAATTGCAAAACACTGATAATATTTTCAGGCTTTTTCAATGTTTTAATTGATtttactgttttctttctcttttttcttaattaaaaaaaacttatggaATAgctaagaaaggaaaggaaaaagttttatttacatttttattttaaaaatgtagtttaCATAAGACCATATCCGATTCTTTTTGAGTGGGTAAAGGCCTATGGATGTTGATTACCACATCTGTCAGATGATTTGACAAATTAGTTAATTTTGCTGACCTGTTtattcccacacacacacaccttttttatattttgttataagaaatggctaatgtaaaaaaattaacacCAACAAAATCTTAAATATGGAAAATTTCTAGGTGTGAGAATTTTTGCCTGAGGATCAATCATGTAGGCTATCTTTTTGGTTATCTAAAACAACTTGCCACTGAATGCTGaaatacaactttttaaaaaattaagtctcAGCAATATGACTCCAAGTCTATTGATACCACTGGCAAACCAGTTTCTGGTATCACATTCTTTAACTTCATTTGAAACGGGGACATTCTCCTACCACTGATAAAAAGTAAGCAAATGTGAAAATTTTTAGTGCCTACAATTTGCTTTTTATAGCCTTTAATGAAATATGTTCTCTTCTGTTGCCAGAGCCTAGCCCTGGAACTCTTTATAAGGCAGAATTCCCACAAAAGTCATCCAAATTCTGTTGTACAGAAACTATAGACCTAAGTAAACCTTTTCTCCAACCTGGGGCCAAGCAAGATTTTTAAGACTTCGCCAAAGCTGAGAAAAGACCAAGAGATTCAAACTGAAAGGAACGGATGACAGTTTCTATAGAAGAGAAATGGGTTGCTAGCTAAAATACCACTGtttctgaatggaaaaaaaaaaaaaaaatacaggagagGGCCTCACTGATCACTTCACTGTCTGGAAACTAATCCTAATTTAGTGGGTGATACATCTGAGGCGTTTCCTTCCTCAACCACCACCCACCAGGGGCAGAGCAACCGCAAGGACAGGAGTGTTCTGGTCTGTGCCCTGTCTCTTCTTAAGCACACTCAGATAAGCAAACTGGAGAAGTTAACAGGGGAGCTGCTTTCAGGTGATTTCATAGGAAGACTGTAAACAAAGGGAAACAGCTGCAAGGCTACTTCGCACTACCCAGGTGAGAAGCACACAAGAAAACTAGCAAAGCTTGATTTTCCAGCAAAACTATCAAATACCCTGGAAAGAAGGATAAAATAACCCAATTTCACAGCAGCCAGACAACATCTGAACAACACTAGGCTTCCAGGAAGTGACTTTATTATTCTTCACAGAGGATAAAGCCAGATGAGTAGTTGCACAATTATGACGAactggaaggggagggggaatatCTTTGGAAGTAACCAATAATGACGTATTAGTAACTAAATCTCAACACCAACAAAATGGCATTTGGTGCTCCATTCTTTCATTTGGAATAACTAAGATGACCTCTGTCTTTAGCTCAAAGATCATAAATAACATGATGGCTTTGCCTGTGGCAAAGGGAACACTAGGTTTCTCTACAACAGGATTTAGCAATAACAACAAATCCCCATTATGGATATCCAGAGCACAAGCTGaaaacttttttaatatttcatagacTTAAAAATAATCATGCTGTTCCCCAAAGGCACTAGACAGAAATcctaagaataaagaaaatataacttaACATGTTACCTGTAGATTTCTACAATGAGTTCAAGTTTCCTACATTTCCATCACTATATTCTCTGACCTATAAAAAGTACGATGCCAAATAGAACACTAAAActcatctaggtggcacagtagaacACCAGGCCTGCCcttaaagactcatcttcatgagttcaaatccagcctcagacacttactagctgtgtgacattgaacaagtaattacttaattttatttgtctgtttcctcatctgtaaaatgaactggagaaggaaatgacaaatcactctagtatctttgctgaagaaaccccaaatggcatcacagaAGAGCTGAAACAACCAAACAACCAAAGAGGGTACATCATTTTGTAATCTTATTTGAAGTAACAGTAGTTGAAATCAGTTTTTTCCCACTAGACAAAGGAACAAGAGTACAGGGTGCTAATCCCACTTTTTAATGTATGACTCTCTACATGtcaattttcttatcttaaaATGGATTTGGAGAAGCAGtaagaaggaaaattaaatggGTTTTCAAAGATTTTAAGAGCTGAAATGAATCCTAGGATTAAATTATGTCTTTGTAGAAAATGGCAAGAGTTTTGATCCCTCACAATATCAAATTTACTGAATTAAGAAACTTGAGTATATCTTAAGGCTCtaaagtataattattttaaacaaacGATAAggcttacaaatgaggaagctttATTTGCTATTTCCTGAAACTTTCTTAAAACTACAAGATAAAGTGgtctacaataaaataaaataaataatttcaagggTACAGACATGATATTGGTGAAGGAACTTCCTTATGTGGAAATACTCTCCACTACTGATTCAGATCAGAAATTGGTACATAGCTCTTAGTGGTAGTTACCCAGGGTCATGTGGCTATGACCGGTAAGAgacatttgaaatcaggtccttgAGACACCAACACCAGCCTTTCATCTCCAACAACACTTTTTGTCTTCTAAAGTACATGATGTGATGCTTATACCACCTACCTATATTCCAAAATAGAGCCATGAAGTTCAACAATTTGAtggaattttgatatttttaatcatCCACATTTTAAATGAACATTCCTGATAATATACAATAGAGCATGAAACCAAACTTCTCTAATTAAGAGAATACCACTGCATTTGAATAGAAGTTAATGAATTCTATTCTAAACAGACCAATGTTCTCACCCATTCACCCCACCTTAACCTATTTTTTAACTCCTAAGACATGCCCATTATGATACCAATGCTGTAATTTAGGTCCATAACTTTACCTTGCTCTATTCCCTCATAAGTACCTGGGAAGGATTCTTTACTAAATCACTAACCTACATTTGGATTAAGTAGTGGCCCTAATAGTTGTACATAGGACATCTAGCAAAGCCCCATAAGCTATCTAAGGATGTGGGAATTTTAAACTAGTTTCCTAGTTAATCACGTGTTAACTAATAAAGATGTTATCGTagtatagactttttttttaattccttagtTGTATAGCACACCAAACATTAGTTAATATTTTTGATGATTACAACTGCAATATTGTCAGGATTATAATCAATATATATAGTGGCACTCTATTACAAATGccaaaagttttgagaaaatggGCTCAAATTCTGACGCCAGAAATtccctggaaattttttaaaattagattcttACATAGTACAATCTTTTTTGTGATATACAACTCTCATTAAATGCTGACTGTTCCTTCccaagccctccccccaaaaaaaaccagtTAACCAAGGAAAATGCACTAAAGATGAGTCAGGAGACTTTCGTTCTGGTCCTGGCCTCTACCATTAACTAGTTGTGTGCCTAAGCAAGTCAATTCTTGCCTTAGTTTctacaaatgtaaaataagactGGACTAAACaatctgaggtctcttccagttctaattgTCTTCATTTGAGCTGCTATGGTTCAGGGTTTCCAGGTAACTGAAGTTTTATTCTAATAAAAAGTATGATAATAAATATGAATCTAGATGCACTGGAGTGAAGAATGACTGTTAATACTTAATTCCAAATGATCTGGCGACATCATTGTAAATTCTCTAGTATAGACCTGCCTAGGCAGAAGTGTTAGCCAAACAGGTCTCTGCAAGCAGCTGGAAAATAAGTCCTATCCCTAGGCTGGAGCTCCTCCGCTGATGTGCCAAGGTCAGTTCTATAACATAAACATCTCAGTCCCATCCTGAATATTCCTTACCTGTGGCATTTGCTATGGTCAGTGGCAGACCTGGCAGCTGGTGCACCTGGATTCCTGAAGCACCTAGTGCACTGAGGTTGATGGTCTGGAGGCCTGGCATCGAAGAGAGCTGAGCAGCATTCACAGTGACTGTGCCAGCAGGGATGGAGGCAGCTGAGGCGATAGGTGTGAGGGTGGTGTTGCTGTTGCCAGTCTGTCCCAAAGAGACACCCTGCATTGGTGCCAGGGTGATTGTCTGAGCCTGTGGGTTCTGGACTTGAAGATTCTGAAGCTGAATAGTCTGCCAACTGACTTGCCCATTAGGCCCCACGGTTGGTGTCCTGATGATAATGGGGCCTGAGTTGGGAACAGCCTGAAGCTGGAGGTTCTGGAGACCATCTTGAGAAATAGCTTGGGTTGTAAAGGTCTGGCCTGACAGTGGTGTAGCCTGGAGAGCCTGAATAGCCTGTCCCCCTTGAACTAACTGAGGCTGGATGAGGATCTGCTGTTGTTGCTGTGACTGCTGGTTttgctctccctctttctgttgaCTGGTCTGGAGTGTACCTCCAGGCGTTTGGTTCTGCTGAACATTCAGAGAGTCAGATCCCTGAAGCCCACTGACCCTTTGTGGTGTCTGCACTTGAGTATTGGTCCCAGATGTTCCGCTGGTAGAAAAATTCATAATGCCCATGTTGCTGGTGGTGGTTGTGGACGAGTAACTGCTGGCATTAGTGAAAAAGGATCCAGAACTGGCTTGTGAGGTTGCCAGGCTAGCAGAGCTAATAGTTGTCCCTGAGGTTGCCGGCTGTGAGCCACTCTCTTGAGAGCCTGAGCTACTGATTGTGACTGCCTGGGAACTGGGAGTCAGGGTGGCTGCAGCAACACTATTGACAGGCAGCAGGGTGATATTCCCATTCAGAGCCACTGGGACATTGGCCACGTACTGAGTCTGTCCTGAGAGGACATTATTGGCCAAGCCTTGGAGGGGGACAGCCTGCTGGAGCAGGTTTGGCATAGCAGCGATGATATTGCCCCCACTCCCTCTATTTGTAATAATCTGCTGGTTTGCCCCTGGTATTATCTGAATTTGACCAGAACCATCTTGCTGCACTTGGGCCCCAGTGGTGGCAAACTGCAGCTGTTGCCCATCAACAGTCTGGAACTGGGGAATTACTTGATACTGAATGTTAGGCATCACTCCAGGAAGTCCTGTCAGAACTTGCTGGTTCTGTATATTGGGGGTGGTGGTAACAACATATTGCCCACCAGAGACTGGGCGATTCTTGGAGGATTCACTACTACTGCTACCATTGCTACTGCTGCCACCCTGATCCTTTGAGGTAGGGGTAGCCCCAGAGGAGGAGATGATCTGCCAACCATTGGCACCTTGGGTGAGCTGTGTGGCGGCTGTGAGATCGAGCTCACCTGAGCCCCCTGACTGGCTTGGGCCCTGGGAGTTGTTGCTGTTTTCATTGGGTGACTCGATTCTGCTGCAAGTGGCTGCTAGCAAAGCCAGTGGGGATGGCTGGGACTCCTGgtcagagaggaaagggaggaggattATTGATTTGTCATATGTCAGCCCTCAGTCATGCACAAATACCAAGAAGGAGACGAGAGACAAAATACAACCAGACTGCTGCATGAAACATAAGCAAAGATAGCACACCGGACAAGCAAGTACAAAAAGAACACAGTGGGAGATCCAGAACAGCCTGAAGAAGCAAACCAAGGAGTCTCTCAGGTATTTGCATTGAACAATACAACCTGAGAGGCAAGAATCATTCACACCTTGCATTAAGAATGCCCTAACTTCAGATATGCTATTTGAAAGAAGAATGCCATGAGTCACTCAATGTCCTATCCCCAATTCATTGTCTGAATTCCCATCCAAGGGGACAATTTTCTCAAtacctttttttcctccacttcGAGTCCTCCCTACTTCAAAAGAATTACTTACTATGTATGGGGACTCAACTATTTAGTGAGGTTTGGGCATTCTAACTCACCTGGCCACCTCCTCCTCCACTACTGCTGCTGCCTGTGCTGCTGCTGCGAGTCTGGGAAAAGCCACCTCCACCATTACTGCCAACTCCTTTCTCAATCTTCACCACAACAGGCATTTCATCCACAGAATGATCTTGATCTGGAGAAGATTAAAAAAGCCAGAACATTCAAAGAGGCAGCAAAGGAGGGCGATACAAGGTCCGAGACAAGCTGGGACGCAGGGAAAGGCAGACGAGCGGGAAGGGGCACCGGGAGCGGGGGGATGGGCGGGTGCACGGGGCACTCAGACCCCAAGCTCCACGGCTGGTCATCTTGGGATGCGAGGCGGCCGCGGCGGAGTGGGCACGGGGAGGACTGGGTCTCTGGGCAGGGAGGATGGGGAGGCTGGACACGGCCGCCAATGCCAGGAGCCCTCCACGAGTTGGGGGTTCTATGAAGCAGGGGACCCGGGCAGCCCTGGGGAGACGGCGGTGGCCAGAGGAGAGAACGGGGTGGGGGTCCccaggaagaggagagaaggcgGTTTCGGGGGCGGGGAGGAGGCGGGCCGAGGGGGGCCAGGGCGGTTTCGGAGGAATGGGCGGGGCGAGGGCGGACCCACGGGGGGGGCCCCCAAAAGGGGGGGATCGACAGCGGGGTGGGGGAGGAGGCCCGGGGCAGCGGCGGCCGCGGCATTGGCGGCGGCGGCCCCAGGGCGGGCGGGAGGCGTAAGGCCCGGGCGGAGCCTGCGGGGCCTCGGCGCCCCCGCCAGAGGAGCCTGAGGCTGGCGGGCGGGCAGCGGGCGGCAAGCGGGGGAGGCCCGTCCCCCGTGGCCGGGGCGGGCAGGGGGCGGGCGAGGCCGCGCTGCCCCCTCCCCCGGGGCGGGCAGcccatcccccctccccctcgGAGGCCCCGCCACTGCCCCGgctctctctcactccctcccccgtcccttccctttccctccgcCCCGGGCGGGACCaaggccgccgccgccgcctcccgcCCGCCCCCCCTCTCGGCGGGGACCGCCCGGTTGGCCCGCGCGCGCGCCCCCTCACCCGCTTCCAAGCCCCCGGCGTGGAGGGCAAGGATCCTTACCGCTCATGGTGGCAGCGCGGGCACGAGCTCTGGGAGGGGGAATCCTGCAGCGGGGGGGGTTAGGGGGGGCCCGGGGAGAACGCGGACGCTGACGAGGCAAGCGAACCTGGACCGGACAGGGAGgggggggtgaggaggagggaACAGCGCGCCACAAGCCCGGCCTAGGCCCCGCCCCGTCGCTGCTGCCCCGCCCaatgagggagggggaaaagagggactTACGGAAGAGAGGCGGATCGATTAGCCAATGGGAAGGATTACTACTTTACTAGGGCGGTACCCGCTGAGCAGAAGGGCGTTGCGTATCTGGCGTTCGCCCCCTGGGATCAGCCCTCCAGTTCTAAAGTCCAATAAGAAAAAGGGCTCTAAGGGAGAGGTGGGATCTTTTAAAGATAGACGTGAGAACACGCTAATCAAGAACCAGGCGGGCTCTTTACGTGGTACGGATAGGATCATTTTTGTAGAAATGACGAGAGTAATGACTAATCAGATTTCAGGACATGGCTAGGCAAAGTACAGGTTTGCGAGCAAGGGGAGGGTTTATCTGAAAACGACCACTCACAAATCAGAAAGGCACCTAGGCAAACCATCATTGGAAGATTCCTAGAAGCAGACGGGACTAAATTTACATTGACGTGACAAGACATCCAATAAACCACCAAATAAGTTTTGTGAGGGAAGTCGGAGCAGGAGGGAGCGTAATCGGCCTCCCTCTGAATCCCGTCAaccaatgaggaaacagatttagCCGGGCACCGCCCTAAGTTGGCCAATGGGCGTTGGCCAGTGGCGCCTCGAACTGGGGAGGGAATGGGGTTGTGCCAATAGTGCTATGCCGCCATGTTGTTTTTTTACCTAGGCGTTTTCACGAACCCAAAGCGAGCCGGCGGCACGGCACTAGCCTCCGGGGGCGGAGTGTGGGGAGCCCACCcgccctcttcctcctccccgcTCCGTCCCCCTTGCCCTCCTGCCCCGCCCCGGCCCATGTGAAGTAGAAGTTGGGACCGGAGCTCTGGGAAACTCTCCCCTCCCCCGCTACACGCCTTGCCTTCCCGGggcggggagagggggggaggggcagctGGAGGTCGCGCCTGGAACGTGTTCCGGTTTCCTTTCAGCCTACCCCAGCTTTACCCCTGGTTAGGCCCTGCAAACCCCTGGTGAGCTTTTGGACACTCGGGGCTTCTTGTTTACACCGTCACTGAACTAGATTCAGTCAGAACACCTACACAGAACAAGGCCTGGGTGTCCCCGGAGCATAAAGGAAACTGCCCTCCCCCTGCGGGTTTCCACTCAAAATTTGCCCAAGGAGCTTTAACAAAGTCTTTAATGCAGAAAGTCAGGCTTCCAAATTATTGGAGTTTAGGGGCTACAAATTAGGAAACCTCTGAATTAGGGAGGAGAGGCCCATGTTTACTCAGAtgaataaaatagacaatttaggaggaaggaaacaaagggACAGCAAAGAGGGGATTATTAAGTAACTACTTGATCACCGTTATTGAAGGGGGTGAGGGGCAGCAAGAATTTGGGGAATCAAGTGATGGAGAGGAGGCATTCTAGGCCTGAAAGGATCAGGAGGTGGTGCCTAGTTAAATTTAGCCAATTTAGCTAGGATGAAGCAAAGTAAAATTCCATAAATCTAAAAAGTAGGTTGGAACCAGGCAGTGTCTTAAAGTTAtatgttttttgtattttatcctaggaAAAATAGAGATGCTGAAGATCTTTGAGCCAAGAGAGTGTCTTGGTTAGTCCTGGAAAAAATAGAGAGCAAAAGGAATCAATTAGAAGGGTATTGCAAAAGTCAAGAACTAGAGATCTAATATGGCAGATTGCCCATAACAGAACCCATGACAGAAGTGTAATCCCTGATAGTTAACAGGATTATTGAGTGCTTTATCTTCTCAGTTCTTATACTGGAAcaagttttttcccccttatagAATTTGAACTtctcagagaggtcaagaagtaTTTAACTTATGCCTTGCATCAATTAGTATTtcgtgcttaataaatacttatctaAGTGTGGGGCTCTTTTGATTATTAAAGGATCAAACAGAACCAAGTTTGGAAAAGCCTCCATACTTCCCCCTTGCCTCCTGCTCCTGTGCCACTGAATGAAGCAGTAGAAAAATCACTAAGTCACTATTTGGACAAAAACTGTTAGGAAAACAGTTTGATAGAAACTAAGGACAGCCCACTATCTAATATATGCCTCCAAAAACTCCAAATGGCTGTTGGATTTAAAAAGagatcataagcaaattaaaggaGCCCAgaagaaattacttttcaaatACACTGATAGCAAAAGAGTTCATGATTAAACAATGCTCACAAGATAAAATGTAGaaatttgattacataaaattgaaaagtttccacacaaatctAATGCAGTTAAAAAGGAAAT contains these protein-coding regions:
- the SP1 gene encoding LOW QUALITY PROTEIN: transcription factor Sp1 (The sequence of the model RefSeq protein was modified relative to this genomic sequence to represent the inferred CDS: inserted 1 base in 1 codon); protein product: MSDQDHSVDEMPVVVKIEKGVGSNGGGGFSQTRSSSTGSSSSGGGGGQESQPSPLALLAATCSRIESPNENSNNSQGPSQSGGSGELDLTAATQLTQGANGWQIISSSGATPTSKDQGGSSSNGSSSSESSKNRPVSGGQYVVTTTPNIQNQQVLTGLPGVMPNIQYQVIPQFQTVDGQQLQFATTGAQVQQDGSGQIQIIPGANQQIITNRGSGGNIIAAMPNLLQQAVPLQGLANNVLSGQTQYVANVPVALNGNITLLPVNSVAAATLTPSSQAVTISSSGSQESGSQPATSGTTISSASLATSQASSGSFFTNASSYSSTTTTSNMGIMNFSTSGTSGTNTQVQTPQRVSGLQGSDSLNVQQNQTPGGTLQTSQQKEGEQNQQSQQQQQILIQPQLVQGGQAIQALQATPLSGQTFTTQAISQDGLQNLQLQAVPNSGPIIIRTPTVGPNGQVSWQTIQLQNLQVQNPQAQTITLAPMQGVSLGQTGNSNTTLTPIASAASIPAGTVTVNAAQLSSMPGLQTINLSALGASGIQVHQLPGLPLTIANATGDHGAQLGLHGASGDGIHDDTAGGVEGESSSDPQPQTGRRTRREACTCPYCKDSEGRGSGDPGKKKQHICHMPGCGKVYGKTSHLRAHLRWHTXERPFICSWLYCGKRFTRSDELQRHKRTHTGEKKFACPECPKRFMRSDHLSKHIKTHQNKKGGPGVALSVGTMPLDSGAGSEGSGTPTPSALITTNMVAMEAICPEGIARLANSGINVMQVADLQSINISGNGF